GTATAACAGcaatatatttaggattttgttttctgtgtggTATAACAGCAATCTATTTAGGATTTTGTTTACAATGTGTTATAACAGcaatatatttaggattttgttTCCTGTTTGGTATAACAGcaatatatttaggattttgttTCCTGTTTGGTATAACAGcaatatatttaggattttgttTCCTGTTTGGTATAACAGCAATCTATTTAGGATTTTGTTTCTGTTGTATAAcagcatatatattttttgtttcatttgtgGTATAACAGcaatatatttaggattttgttTCCTGTTTGGTATAACAGcaatatatttaggattttgttTCCTGTTTGGTATAACAGcaatatatttaggattttgttTCCTGTTTGGTATAACAGcaatatatttaggattttgttTCCTGTTTGGTATAACAGcaatatatttaggattttgttTCCTGTTTGGTATAACAGTAACATATTTAGGATTTCGTTTCCTGTTTGGTATAACAGtaatatatttaggattttgttTCCTGTTTGGTATAACAGcaatatatttaggattttgttTCCTGTTTGGTATAACAGcaatatatttaggattttgttTCCTGTTTTGTATAACagcaatatacaatgtatttaggaTTTTGTTTCCTGTTTGGTATAACAGcaatatatttaggattttgttTCCTGTTTGGTATAACAGcaatatatttaggattttgttTCCTGTTTGGTATAACAGCAATATATTTAGGATTTCGTTTCCTGTTTGGTATAACAGCATATATTTTGGATTTGTTCCTTTTAGAATATTTGATTTCGTTTTTTTGGTATACAGcaatatatttaggattttgtttctgtttggtataaagaatatatttagtaacagtatatatttaggattttgaTTTCTGTGCGGTTTAGAGTAgagatgttaatatattatgGATTTTGTTATCTTTCCGATTTTTCATGCTCATCAATTTAACATTGGTGTTATATTCACCATGTCAGAGTCATGCCAAGCAGGGTGTCTTAACAGTAATAGATTTAGGATTTTATTTCCCGTGGTTATATTTTTCATGTTCTTCGATCTGACATATCTTATAGCAatagataaaacatatatgtaaagTCAAACTCACATCTAGCTGAGAAACTGAGTAGCAAATGtcttaattacattttttttggtTCACGTTTGAATGATTTTAATGACATTTAACACCATAGAAAGTAACATAATCGGCTCACCAATCAGACATTCTATTTATAGAAACATTAAATTGCTTATTTGGAGAtcgaagattttttttacttttaaacttTGCTGTGTACCAGGTATAGAGCTTAATTGATTCTAAGAGGGACGTGTCTCGGCGAATCGTAGACTCGCTATTAATGGTCACATGTTAGGGGAGATATCTGTGTAAAAGGTCGGTAAAGGATaagtgtacatgtactgtgaaTGGCTAGGGGGTACGTCTGATGACAATTGGACATTAGACTCTATCTCAGTAAAACTATCGAAATGTGAATTGGACATGTATCGATTTGTAGCGGATAGGAAGGTAAGTAaagtgtacatacaaaatgtattgtgTACCGTCATCATTTATAGAAATGGTGAAGTGTGTTCCACCAAATATCAACATACTTACATGTACTCTGATGCTGATATTTCCGTGCTTTTGTCGATCGTTCACTTTTCTTGTGATGTCAGAAACATGATAGCTTGTTggcatttattttatgttttgtttttctcgTTCCTTCCAATGAAAAATTTAGTGAAGAAAAGAGTCATGAAGTGAACCTATTTATTGGGAAGACCATGAATAATCACGAGCTAAAATTAATTAAGTGgaatcaatcaatatttttgAAGAGAAATTGGTTAATTTGGTATAATAATGGTTTTAggataattataattaaatgacCATGATGATAATTTAACGATACCCGCTACAGATGGGGGAAATTACTTAACGATCATACATCTTGGTATCGACCGTGTGATGTACTATATAATATCTCATATGAGGTGATGCTCCGTTTTACTATTTCGAGTTGGTTGACATAAATGTGCTGTTGTGATAAAAGACGAGTTAAACGATGGAGATCAATGTTGCGTGGGATGTCTTAACCTTTCGATTGGTAACGCACGCCCGGTGTTAAGTGGAGATTAGAGAGGAGTCCCGAATCAATACATTCCTCCGGTACCCCTCGTCCTGTATACCTCCCGCGGTCGCTGGTCCGATATGATTAACATACGAGTGTCGTGCTGATCTTTATGATAACAAGAGGATGAATTTATCAGTGGGATTTTTATATTGAGTACACAGAGTCTATCAATTTCTCTGGAATGTTACCCGAGCCATTGGTCAGAGTTAAGGAGAAAGCATTGATTCTGTGTATTGACAGAAGGCATGACTGTTATCAGTCATatctgtatacatacaaatatagacATGAATATGTTCTCTATATAGTCCTAcctgtaaacatacatgtaacagtaTTACTTCCTGATAGCTTTTGTTTACCCTTATATACAATCCATAACCACATACTTACAAAGCACAAGGATTATCATCCATGTAACCTTGACATTGACTTAGATTGTCAGCGATATAACCTTGACTCATATTGCCAGCCATGTAACCTTGACATTGACTTGTCCGCCGTATAACCTTGACATTGACTTAGATTGTCAGCGATATAACCTTGACTCATATTGCCAGCCATGTAACCTTGACATTGACTTACCGCCGTATAACCTTGACATTAACTCATATTGCCAGCCATGTAACCTTGACATTGACTTTTAGTAGTGAGTTTTGACTTATACATTacatgtgtaaatatatgttgaagtgtaatatgtatttaaattacCAAATTACATGTCTATtatttgatacatgtaaaagTAAGCAAGGGAATCATGCAACGTTGTTTTACTAGAGTATGGATTTGATAAACAACGTATCGGTATTTACGTAGTCAGATATGAATACATTGATATTATGTTTCGTTTGTATCCATTAGCTGGCAGTGAAATATTAGGAATTAATTTAATGTTTCATATATACTTTGATAAATAGACTAAAATGATATTCCATTTTAAAGAACATTTTTACATATTCACTGTAAATATACTTGcagaaataaaactttttaagAAGATGACAATGTTTATATTAGCAGATTGTAGAAAAACCAAGGcaaaatcaaatactcttcttaAGTTTGCTTGACTGCTCAGGTTTGTTGAAATCGTTGACACTCCTGTGTGAAGAGGGGTTGGAGAGTAGGCACTGGTTTCCGGGGTTGTGTAAGCAATACTAAGTATATAATACCTACCTATTTATACTCAGGGTGTATGTGTAGCGAGCAAATAGTTAAAGAGGGGATTAAATAACGGTATTTAATACCACTTTATAGAATCAACAATGAATAGgtataactatcaaaatctataAAACCGATACATTGATTACTCTCTACTCTTTTTTCAGATTTGTATGAGGTACTGAAATCCTGGCCCAAAGTCACAGACAAGTTAAGGCGCCCACAGTGTTATCGTCGAGGTAAGGAACAGTAAACGGCCTAGGAGTAATGTTCTGTGGAAAGGTTGGGACGGATGTCGGATCAGTTAAAATTGCTGATAAATACCAGACTAGATAGACATACTGTGGTGATTTGTGGGGCGACTTGTGTTGGTAGGACGAGTTGTGATATCGTGGCGAGTTGACTTATCGCCGGTTCCGTGGAGTGTTGTGTATTGCGGTGGTAGTAGCCCCAGTATAGAGTGTACACATTGATTGGGCAGCCATTGATCACTATTGTATCACCACTTACACTGAGATGTGATCAAATACCCGGACATTAATTTATGGAGAATAGCTTACCGGCAAACTGATTTGTAAATGTTTGGCCATTTGgtcaaacaaatgttttaatagAGTTCTTACCGTAAATCAAACAAAACGGACGGCTTCGATAACTTTGGATTAAAGGGCCCACGCGATAATGTGTGTATACTGTTAATGTCCGTCTGTAAGAATGTAAGTCACATTCCTGGCCTCTGGAGCGGTAGAATCATCGCACAAATTGTGCTACAGTGCTATAATGACAATATGAATTCTGGTCGATGGTGAACAATACAATGGGACCATTCCACGACCAAAGTCAGACAATGGAATTCGCAGAAGAGTCGATAGCGGGGTCATCCCTGAGAGGCAGCCCGAATATGTTTGAGGAGGAGCAGATCAGGCTAGATTCGGCTTTCTCTGAGTTTAGTTTGGGAGAAGAAGATGACACAGACGAAGGTCGGCTGTCGAGAGCTTTACAGTCATGGATGCCAGACCACCAGTACTCAAGTATCAAACCGATGGAGAAGCCTCCGATACAGCCAATCTACAGTGGTCGTCTCGGCGAACATCAGCACCTTAAACGGTCCTCAAGTGAGGACTCGATTGTCACCAGACTGTCTCTATTCTCGTGCTCATCGGGTCAGGATCATGACGATGAGGACGTGGCCGCAATTcggaaaaagaagaagaaaaagaaggcGGCACCTTCCACCGTAAAGGAGGGGGATATCCTCACGTGGGACAAACTGGAGGAGATGTACCGACATAAGAGGGGTGCTTTTACCAGTTTTATGAAAACTCAAAACGCCATAACTATGGACACGTTTACTGGTCAAATACAAGAAGATAGTGCCATTCAAAAACTAATGAACCCCAAAGAGAGGGCTGCCATGGCGCGTGTTGGTAAAACTGAAGGAGTGCACCTCACATCCGACCTGAAGAAAAGTGGAAGTATGACAAACATTGATGAGTCGGGTCGACCGCTAGTGCTGCCGACAGCTAATAAGGTTAAAGCTGCCCGCATAGGGTCTGCGGGCACAAAACCAACAAGTAGACCCATCAATTTGGAGGAGATACGCCAACAGCGTATAAATGAGAAACTAGCTCAGATACAAAAGGCCAGAACTAAGAGACAACAGGCTCTGAGGAAACGGACATCTATCGGTAATATAACAAGGAAAATGTCTCTTTCCTCGGACGTGAGCTCGGACTTCGCTCCCAACACTCCGTCCGTCCGGTCACTGTCTCCGGAACCGGAAGAAAGAGTGTCTGTGTGGAAAGGAGATCGCGAGATTCTAGAAATGGATTTACGGAAGGGATTGACAGAGCGTGCTACAATGAGGATAAGAAGTACCACTGCCGCCCTAGAGCGTGTGACGGGGTTCGGTGAGGATAACGAGTTCCAGCGGACTGTAGGTAGGCACGAGGAGTTTCCCTTCCATATCACAGACGACTACGGGATACATCCCAAAATAGTCCAGAGAATTCGGATCTCACCTCAGCTTAGTAACGTTATACAAACGGATATAAAAGTTAGAATGGGTCGGCCGAGATATCACGAGATTCGGGTTCGAGATATGGATATATGGAACCGCGGTCAGAAGCTTGACCGGGGCCATACTAATCTAAAGGTGTTCAACTGGCTGCACAGTTTACGTGAGGACTCGTTTGAGAAGGACATTGAGAGTGTTGTGGAGGACAACCTGCCGAACATACACGACAATCTCGGCATTCTACACGTCGAGTCGGCCGACGAACCGGATGTCAAACCGCTCTATCTAAAATCATTTAGATGATGTAAGGGTACTTAGTCTTAAATTCACGCGGAGTCActttatgtataaataaattgattgaGGTATGTATCATTTGTGAATTCAAAGTAATGAATATTTTTCCACCTGATAACATTTATTGGTTCTTTAAAACTCAGAGCATAAACGGTGTAAATGTTTGTACATTAATAGCGGGTTTCAAGATAATGATTCTTAGTAGTTATTACTACTTGGCGAGattcattttaaacaaattcaaggaaaactttcattttattatcGTCCATAATCAAATTGACATGTTACATTCGTGATGGAAATTAACTTATTTTATTgctataatgtatatttttcaaGTAAAAATAACACGTGATACAACAATCACATACcgacttttctttattttcttttactGATTTCAAACTTTGTAATCAGTATTGATCGATTAATTGGTttgaaaatgacgtttttatgTCTCTTTTGTAGGACTTTTTGTCGagaaatatgataaatgtaagCACTTATTCTAACAACCCAAACACGTttgtcaaataggctgaaaccGTACCCttaatttgataattgtataGTCTGAATAGCACTGGATATTCTAGATATTACTTTATTGGCGTTAGATCCCGGTAGATGACAAACTCCGCATCCTAAatttggatatatatatgtaattccTCGATGAGCATGTTATAGAATAAGATATTAAATATGTTAAAGAATATCTGTGATATTTAACGTCTAAATAAAGTCtttttatttgatcatttgtgtTTGTTTCTTTAATTCATCCATCTTTCACGTTGGTGTTCATGTGTGAcatacacatttttacacaaacaTAAATAAGCCTGATCAGCTGTATTATTTACAGGAAACTACGTCACCAACCGTTTATATATTTCAGGAAAGCACAATAGACggatataatatatttatcagATTAGTTTATAAAATCCAAGGATTGATATTGAATCATCAACAactataaacaacaaacaaacaggtGGTACCATCGATGTTCTGCTCACTGTAGGGCCATCTGAGAATTTATTTCAGCATTTGGGAGGATTGCTCattttgtgtatatacattgtatgttgggGTGTtccgttttttttttgttttttgttgttgttgtttttttcaattagatatttgttatttttcaatatttcagggtaaaaaataaaagtgttagATTTCcctaaaatgtaaaaataaagtgaccaATGTGTACTATTTCCCACATTAATGCTTATTATCTTAATTACAGTGAAACTAATAAAATTTATAGTAAATTTTAGCTTGATATAGTTAAAATTATATCACAGTCATGATTTAAGCAAAAACAATTGGaggaaaaaaatactaaaaatgtTACTCTACTGAAAGTGAAGAAAGGTATAATTTCAAAACGTGGCTCAGACTCGCCACTTTTTCTTCATAACGTAACCCTTTCTGAAATactgcaattaaaaaaaacctccaACTTGCGTATTACACGGAAACTAGAGTATTATAGTCCCAACTCTAGTTGGTGGTTTTCCCCGACCTGTTTATATAATTTAGTCGTCCTTGTTGATGAGAATGTGACATCACATCTTCGCTTCGTGGAACGCCATTTCACACTgttattttcaaagtttttggggttttttcccAAAATACAAAAAGTACTCTTGTTAATGCATCTGAATGAACAACTCTACACTCGTATCGTAAATATCTTAGTGTTCATTAACTGGAACAAGAACGGTAACTCCCATTAAGAATTGGAATCACCATAAAGTATAGTGTGTAGTAAATGTGTTTTCTGTCGCctttatctatattttattgatgttCATTGATGTCGAGACAAATAATTTAGGGTCCATGTCTAGTCCACAAAATTCTGACAGGGTATATTTTGCTTTGatgaatcttttttttttctccgaAAATATAATTTGTGATATGATGGTATAATTATAGatgatataaataaatcgtaGTCTTATTCTTGCTACGGTACGCATAAACACTTTTTTCATTCAAAGATGTACAATGTGTATTTTA
This genomic window from Argopecten irradians isolate NY chromosome 11, Ai_NY, whole genome shotgun sequence contains:
- the LOC138334373 gene encoding uncharacterized protein, with product MVNNTMGPFHDQSQTMEFAEESIAGSSLRGSPNMFEEEQIRLDSAFSEFSLGEEDDTDEGRLSRALQSWMPDHQYSSIKPMEKPPIQPIYSGRLGEHQHLKRSSSEDSIVTRLSLFSCSSGQDHDDEDVAAIRKKKKKKKAAPSTVKEGDILTWDKLEEMYRHKRGAFTSFMKTQNAITMDTFTGQIQEDSAIQKLMNPKERAAMARVGKTEGVHLTSDLKKSGSMTNIDESGRPLVLPTANKVKAARIGSAGTKPTSRPINLEEIRQQRINEKLAQIQKARTKRQQALRKRTSIGNITRKMSLSSDVSSDFAPNTPSVRSLSPEPEERVSVWKGDREILEMDLRKGLTERATMRIRSTTAALERVTGFGEDNEFQRTVGRHEEFPFHITDDYGIHPKIVQRIRISPQLSNVIQTDIKVRMGRPRYHEIRVRDMDIWNRGQKLDRGHTNLKVFNWLHSLREDSFEKDIESVVEDNLPNIHDNLGILHVESADEPDVKPLYLKSFR